A genome region from Solanum pennellii chromosome 12, SPENNV200 includes the following:
- the LOC107006411 gene encoding girdin-like: MAAPLNLEEGQSSHRPPRFNGHFYSWWKVRMHDYLMAEDSELWDIVLDGPFIPMMEEKDGEKTNLVPKPRQKYDEADRKKIEKGYKAKTLLVCGIGPDEFNRVSACESAKEIWDCLKTAHEGTEQVKESKIDMLTSRYENFKMKEGETIHDMFTKLSSITNELRSLGEPISMTKQVRKVLRILPKSWESKVDAITEAKDLKVLTMDALIGNLKTHEMNRNHDSSKKEVKKDKSLKLKYKSDEDSSDDDMAYLINRFQKIVKKNKVFKRGTNDPRNATQGDTCYKCGNAGHFIRECPLLKNENKEHQKPRSDKEKRRDLVLGKRDRKAAADLVVKKALAAWGDSSSESEDPDESNDVSMVAVHEEETVFNEMFALMAHTENEEEDDKVTLLDMKNDVDNYSLKKLRTLAKVMIDSVIELTSERDTMNVELDSLTENKVKLEEKMSRMASLESANSELKNQLNQITEEAEKLNGMSNGLQVEIQEKLKNSEKRLGLSLEKSNKLEKDIVKLKEDLEKSLKWTKSSKLLSNATTQSNFNKKGLGSLNITPPYNPHSKYVFVSDNLLCLHCGKNGHLKGECAGWRNSYERLSNYAERQNLPKERPGPSTQASTHRFSKKKSVNAPMSCVKKLQNLPYWTKYNLITPLSAFWELKLKWTLQGGDVSFGDGKKGYILGVGKVGRSLEDSIDNVYHVDGLKYSLLSVSQICDKGNEVIFTSEKCTVVSLTTKKVYSQQGPA; this comes from the exons atggctgctccacttaATCTCGAAGAAGGTCAGTCGTCACACAGACCTCCtcgtttcaatggacatttctacagttggtggaaagttagaatgcacGATTACCTCATGGCTGAAGACAGCGAGTTATGGGATATTGTACTGGATGGACCGTTTATTCCGATGATGGAAGAGAAGGATGGAGAGAAAACTAATCTTGTTCCAAAGCCTAGACAGAAATACGACGAAGCTGAtaggaaaaagattgaaaagggcTACAAAGCTAAAACTCTTCTTGTCTGTGggataggacctgatgagttCAACAGAGTGTCAGCTTGTGAGTCTGCTAAGGAGATTTGGGACTGTTTGAAGACTgctcatgaaggaactgaacaagtcaaGGAATCAAAGATTGACATGCTTACCTCAAGGTATGagaacttcaaaatgaaggaaggagaaacaATCCATGACATGTTCACAAAGTTGTCTTCCATTACAAATGAGCTGCGAAGTCTTGGTGAACCTATAAGCATGACCAAACAAGTCAGAAAAGTGCTTCGAATTCTTCCAAAATCTTGGGAAAGCAAGGTTGATGCCATCACAGAAGCCAAAGATTTGAAGGTGCTGACTATGGATGCACTGATTGGAAATCTGAAGACACATGAGATGAATCGAAATCACGATTCatcaaagaaggaagtcaaaaAGGATAAGTCATTGAAGCTGAAGTACAAATCAGATGAAGATTCCAGCGATGATGATATGGCTTATCTCATCAACAGgtttcaaaaaattgttaaaaagaacaaagtttTTAAAAGAGGAACAAATGATCCTCGAAATGCTACTCAAGGTGATACATGCTACAAGTGTGGAAATGCTGGGCACTTTATCAGAGAGTGTCCTCTGCTCAAGAATGAAAACAAGGAACATCAAAAGCCAAGAAGTgacaaagagaagagaagggacctggtactcgGAAAGAGAGATCGAAAAGCTGCTGCAGACTTGGTGGTCAAAAAGGCTCTTGCTGCGTGGGGTGATTCTTCAAGTGAATCAGAAGACCCTGATGAATCAAATGATGTGTCCATGGTAGCTGTACATGAGGAGGAAACTGttttcaatgaaatgtttgctctcaTGGCTCACACAGAGAATGAAGAAGAGGATGACAAGGTAACTCTTCTTGACATGAAAAATGACGTGGAtaattattctcttaaaaaattgagaacgtTGGCTAAAGTCATGATTGATTCTGTAATTGAGTTAACATCTGAAAGAGACACCATGAATGTTGAACTTGACAGTTTAactgaaaacaaagttaaacttGAAGAAAAAATGTCAAGAATGGCGTCTCTAGAGTCTGCTAATTCTGAACTTAAAAACCAGTTGAATCAGATAACTGAAGAAGCTGAAAAGCTAAATGGAATGTCAAATGGTTTACAagttgaaattcaagaaaaattaaaaaattctgaGAAAAGGCTGGGATTGTCTCTGGAGAAGAGCAACAAATTGGAAAAGGATATTGTCAAACTTAAGGAAGAtcttgaaaaatctcttaagtggacaaaatccTCAAAGTTATTGTCAAATGCAACAACTCAGAgcaatttcaataagaaagggCTAGGAAGTTTGAACATCACTCCTCCTTATAATCCTCATAGTAAGTATGTGtttgtgtctgacaatctgctATGTCTTCATTGTGGTAAGAATGGACATTTAAAGGGAGAGTGTGCTGGCTGGAGAAATTCCTATGAAAGACTCTCCAATTATGCTGAAAGGCAAAATTTGCCAAAAGAGAGACCTGGTCCTTCAACGCAAGCTTCAACTcacagattttcaaagaaaaaatctgtAAATGCTCCAATGTCTTGTGTTAAAAAGCTTCAAAATCTACCCTACTGGACTAAATACAATTTGATCACTCCTTTGTCTGCCTTTtgggaactcaaattgaaatgg acactTCAAGGAGGAGAtgtctcttttggtgatggaaagaaggggtacattttgggGGTTGGCAAAGTGGGAAGATCTCTTGAAGATTCAATTGACAATGTGTATCATGTGGATGGATTGAAGTACAGTTTGTTGAGCGTGTCTCAAATCTGTGACAAAGGAAATGAAGTCATATTTACTTCTGAGAAGTGCACTGTGGTGAGTCTTACTACAAAGAAG gtatacTCTCAGCAAGGACCTGCTTAG